The following are from one region of the Noviherbaspirillum sedimenti genome:
- a CDS encoding Fe2+-dependent dioxygenase gives MLLTIPDVLTPDQVRQCRDVLETADWVDGRVTAGYQGSRVKDNRQLPEGSPVALQLGNLVLAALERNPLFISAALPSVVYPPLFNRYEGGGHFGDHIDNAVRLLPGSGRKLRTDVSATLFFTGPDEYEGGELLIEDTYGVHSAKLPAGHMILYPSTSLHRVNPVTRGMRLASFFWIQSMIRDDAQRTLLFDLDSAIQRLSRSGADEHALVQLTGSYHNLLRMWAEP, from the coding sequence ATGCTGCTAACGATTCCCGACGTGCTGACTCCGGACCAGGTCCGGCAATGCCGCGACGTGCTGGAGACCGCCGACTGGGTCGATGGGCGCGTCACGGCCGGCTACCAGGGCAGTAGGGTCAAGGATAACCGGCAACTGCCCGAGGGCTCGCCGGTCGCGCTGCAACTGGGTAATCTCGTCCTGGCGGCGCTGGAACGCAATCCGCTTTTCATCAGTGCGGCATTGCCTTCCGTGGTGTATCCGCCGCTGTTCAACCGCTACGAAGGTGGCGGGCATTTCGGCGACCATATCGACAATGCGGTGCGCCTGCTGCCGGGCAGCGGACGCAAGCTGCGCACCGACGTTTCGGCCACGCTGTTTTTCACCGGGCCGGACGAGTATGAGGGTGGCGAGCTGCTGATCGAAGATACCTATGGCGTGCATTCGGCCAAGCTGCCGGCCGGGCACATGATTCTCTACCCATCGACCAGCCTGCACCGGGTCAACCCGGTCACGCGCGGGATGCGGCTGGCATCGTTTTTCTGGATACAGAGCATGATCCGGGACGATGCCCAACGCACGCTGCTATTCGATCTGGACAGCGCGATCCAGCGGCTTAGCCGCAGCGGCGCCGATGAACACGCGCTGGTGCAGCTGACGGGAAGCTACCACAACCTGCTACGCATGTGGGCAGAGCCTTGA
- a CDS encoding DUF4198 domain-containing protein: MGSPVKQLHLKKVQSMKKPLFVLMMLAASAAAHAHYVWIERDATGPVRAYFGEWENDKIEKSGAALDRIASPLAFAGDARQALKIDRRADHLEIQTSSAEDVTLVESGLAPREDKQAGGKTKTVFHAKNGRSSTQAKLDLDLVPAAANANQFTLMLRGAPLANTEIKVYGPPKWEKSFKTDDQGQVMIATPWAGRYVIEAIHIDPTPGEAAGEKYNRLRHVSTLSFLVNEGIAWPAGR, translated from the coding sequence ATGGGCAGCCCGGTAAAACAACTTCATTTAAAAAAGGTGCAATCCATGAAAAAACCTCTGTTTGTATTGATGATGCTTGCCGCCTCCGCTGCGGCTCATGCGCATTACGTCTGGATCGAGCGCGATGCGACCGGCCCTGTCCGTGCTTATTTCGGCGAATGGGAAAATGACAAAATTGAAAAATCCGGTGCTGCGCTCGACCGGATTGCTTCGCCGCTCGCATTTGCCGGCGATGCCAGGCAAGCGCTGAAAATCGATCGACGGGCCGATCATCTGGAAATCCAGACCAGCAGCGCCGAAGATGTGACGCTGGTTGAAAGCGGCCTTGCGCCGCGCGAAGACAAGCAGGCCGGCGGCAAAACCAAAACGGTATTTCATGCCAAGAACGGCCGCAGCAGCACCCAGGCGAAGCTTGATCTGGATCTCGTGCCTGCTGCAGCCAACGCTAACCAGTTCACTTTGATGCTGCGTGGCGCGCCGCTCGCCAATACGGAAATCAAGGTATATGGGCCGCCTAAGTGGGAAAAGTCTTTCAAGACTGATGATCAAGGCCAGGTCATGATCGCTACACCCTGGGCCGGACGTTATGTAATTGAAGCCATTCATATCGACCCTACGCCAGGTGAAGCCGCTGGCGAAAAATATAACCGCCTCCGCCACGTGAGCACCCTGTCGTTTTTGGTCAATGAAGGGATTGCCTGGCCTGCCGGGCGCTGA